One Sinorhizobium mexicanum genomic region harbors:
- a CDS encoding MerR family transcriptional regulator, giving the protein MNKYYSITELTREFGISTRTLRFYEDEGLIHPERRGRTRLFRPADRHLIKEILRGRRIGFTIAEIREIIQVYKDPPGEMGQLQLLMTRVEEKREELRQKRKDIDDTLAELDNVEEACLTRLAEIGVGT; this is encoded by the coding sequence GTGAACAAATACTATAGCATCACTGAGCTAACGCGGGAATTCGGTATCTCAACCCGAACGCTGCGCTTCTACGAGGATGAAGGCCTCATTCATCCGGAGCGCCGCGGCCGCACGCGACTGTTTCGGCCGGCGGACCGTCATCTCATCAAGGAAATCCTGCGCGGCCGCCGCATCGGCTTCACCATTGCCGAAATTCGCGAGATCATTCAGGTCTACAAGGATCCGCCGGGCGAGATGGGCCAGCTCCAGCTTCTGATGACGCGCGTCGAGGAAAAGCGTGAGGAACTGCGGCAGAAACGCAAGGATATCGATGACACGCTCGCCGAGCTCGACAATGTCGAGGAGGCCTGCTTGACGCGTCTTGCGGAGATCGGCGTCGGCACCTAG
- a CDS encoding methyltransferase family protein has product MNAYRAKPLNFPWPAVVYGAAALTALIFNRFFPLAVANGNGLLAWLTGCALIFAAISIDLWAVKTLLDRHTAILPTRCATCLVTCGPFRFTRNPIYLGYTLLMIGIGLITANPWLFIAAIAAVGLTTVFVVRNEERHLLSRFGFEFERYCRRTARWI; this is encoded by the coding sequence ATGAATGCCTATCGTGCCAAGCCGCTGAATTTCCCTTGGCCCGCCGTGGTCTATGGCGCGGCCGCTCTGACTGCGCTGATTTTCAACCGCTTCTTCCCGCTTGCGGTAGCGAACGGAAATGGCTTGCTTGCATGGCTCACCGGATGCGCACTGATCTTTGCGGCGATCTCGATCGACCTGTGGGCCGTCAAGACGCTCCTGGACCGCCACACCGCGATCCTGCCGACCCGGTGCGCCACCTGCCTCGTCACCTGCGGCCCTTTTCGCTTCACCCGCAATCCGATCTATCTCGGCTACACGCTGCTGATGATCGGCATCGGGTTGATAACAGCCAACCCATGGCTTTTTATCGCGGCAATAGCGGCTGTCGGGCTGACGACCGTCTTTGTCGTCCGCAATGAAGAGAGGCATCTGCTGTCGCGCTTCGGCTTCGAATTCGAACGCTATTGCCGTCGCACGGCTCGGTGGATCTGA
- a CDS encoding heparan-alpha-glucosaminide N-acetyltransferase → MSENTATTVTETRRAPPEIGKRHRIALLDGLRGSALVAMAIYHFVWDLEFFGYVAAGTAATGGWRLFARLIASSFLFLAGYSLVLGQRPNFRPRAFARRFVKIAGAALLISIATWFAFPDSFIFFGILHSIAAASLVGLLFLPLPAIVSLVAAAAAFAAPLYLRSAIFDVPLLWWVGLSETVPRSNDYVPLLPWLAPFLVGIGTAKLLHPLLVNPGASTKPEGSPRNLWIEPLAFGGRHSLAIYLVHQPLLIGLVYLVAQIAPAAAPDPEQAYRANCVAACNRADPAAPCEAFCGCTLDRLKEQSLFEDLNMGKINVNTDERIARIARQCTMDVQSGD, encoded by the coding sequence ATGTCGGAAAACACAGCAACAACGGTTACCGAAACTCGACGCGCACCGCCAGAGATAGGAAAGCGTCATCGGATCGCCCTTCTGGACGGGCTCCGGGGTTCGGCGCTGGTCGCCATGGCGATCTATCATTTCGTCTGGGATCTCGAATTCTTCGGTTATGTGGCGGCGGGGACGGCAGCGACGGGCGGCTGGCGGCTTTTCGCCCGCCTCATCGCGAGCAGTTTCCTGTTTCTGGCGGGCTACAGCCTGGTACTCGGCCAGCGACCAAATTTTCGTCCGCGTGCCTTTGCGCGCCGCTTCGTGAAAATCGCTGGCGCGGCGCTGCTGATCAGCATCGCGACGTGGTTCGCCTTTCCGGATTCTTTCATCTTCTTCGGCATCCTTCATTCGATCGCGGCGGCAAGCCTTGTCGGCCTGCTGTTCCTGCCACTTCCCGCAATCGTCTCCTTGGTTGCCGCCGCGGCGGCCTTCGCTGCGCCGCTCTACCTGCGCTCGGCCATCTTCGATGTGCCGCTGCTATGGTGGGTTGGGCTCTCCGAGACGGTTCCACGTTCGAACGACTACGTGCCTCTCCTTCCCTGGCTTGCCCCCTTCCTGGTCGGCATCGGAACGGCCAAGCTTCTTCACCCATTGCTCGTCAACCCAGGGGCGTCCACGAAACCGGAGGGAAGCCCGCGCAACCTGTGGATCGAGCCACTCGCCTTCGGCGGCCGTCACAGTCTGGCCATATACCTCGTACACCAGCCGCTGCTCATCGGCCTCGTCTATCTCGTTGCCCAGATCGCACCCGCCGCAGCACCCGACCCGGAACAAGCCTACCGCGCAAACTGCGTGGCGGCTTGCAACCGCGCAGACCCCGCAGCGCCGTGCGAAGCCTTCTGCGGCTGCACACTCGACCGGCTGAAAGAACAAAGCCTGTTCGAGGACTTAAACATGGGCAAGATCAACGTGAATACCGATGAACGCATTGCGCGAATCGCCCGTCAATGCACAATGGACGTGCAATCAGGGGACTAG
- a CDS encoding DUF599 domain-containing protein codes for MTFDDYIALGIFVLLWGGFNWATDGRRKFKRVSLTRLMNENRRRWIRNSLNRDLKMIDTQIIAGLQAGTAFFASTTIFALGGCFALLGATDQVQMIFNDLPQVFRGGRTGFELKVGGLTCLFGYSFFKFGWSYRLFNYCSILMGGIPMTADMTRDRQAAEQAAERAIRMNILAAKHFNAGLRAIFLSIGYLGWFISPYVFIVLTGFVIFVLVRRQFFSEAREALVEEASEALKH; via the coding sequence ATGACCTTCGATGATTACATCGCGCTCGGCATCTTCGTCCTGTTATGGGGCGGCTTCAACTGGGCAACCGACGGCCGGCGCAAATTCAAGCGTGTCAGCCTGACCCGGCTGATGAACGAAAACCGCCGACGATGGATTCGCAACTCGCTCAACCGCGACCTGAAGATGATCGACACGCAGATCATCGCCGGCTTGCAGGCGGGCACCGCCTTTTTTGCCTCGACCACCATCTTCGCGCTCGGCGGCTGTTTCGCATTGCTCGGAGCGACCGACCAGGTGCAGATGATCTTCAACGACCTTCCCCAGGTTTTCCGGGGCGGACGGACAGGTTTCGAGCTGAAGGTCGGCGGTCTGACCTGCCTCTTCGGCTACTCCTTTTTCAAATTCGGCTGGTCCTATCGCCTGTTCAACTATTGCTCCATCCTGATGGGCGGCATTCCGATGACGGCGGACATGACGCGGGACCGGCAAGCGGCTGAGCAGGCCGCCGAGCGTGCAATCCGCATGAACATCCTGGCGGCGAAGCATTTCAATGCCGGACTGAGGGCGATCTTCCTGTCGATCGGTTATCTCGGCTGGTTCATCAGCCCCTATGTTTTCATCGTTCTCACCGGCTTCGTCATCTTCGTGCTGGTCCGTCGGCAGTTCTTCTCCGAAGCGAGAGAGGCTCTCGTCGAGGAAGCGTCCGAAGCTCTCAAGCACTAG
- a CDS encoding L-serine ammonia-lyase — protein MFLSVFDVFKIGIGPSSSHTMGPMSAANRFLDLILSDDWPRPTHASVAAIKVSLHGSLAHTGIGHGTGRAVILGLMGERPDLVDPDSMDTIIDEVERSGRITPAGHPPYAFQPKTDLVFDKKVPLPGHANGMAFSAFDRDGRLLLKRIYYSIGGGFVVTDTELEAMRAAKNKPAGVKVPYPFATAQQMLEMAARSGLTIAQMKRANEECTVSRDELDAGLDRIWEAMKSCIDRGLSQDGIMPGGLKVRRRARAIHDKLQEEWRSNKTNPLLANDWLSVYAMAVNEENAAGGRVVTSPTNGAAGVVPATIRYYLHFHDDADQEGIRDYLLTAAAVGGIIKHNASISGAEVGCQGEVGSASAMAAAGLAAVMGGTPEQIENAAEIALEHHLGMTCDPVAGLVQVPCIERNALGAVKAVTAASLALKGDGKHFVPLDACIETMRQTGVDMSEKYKETSTGGLAVNVVEC, from the coding sequence ATGTTTCTTTCCGTCTTCGACGTCTTCAAGATCGGTATCGGTCCTTCGAGTTCGCACACGATGGGACCGATGTCGGCGGCAAACAGGTTTCTCGACCTGATCCTTTCCGACGACTGGCCGCGACCGACACATGCGAGCGTCGCCGCCATCAAGGTGAGCCTGCACGGTTCGCTTGCCCATACGGGCATCGGCCATGGCACTGGCCGTGCTGTTATCCTCGGGCTAATGGGCGAGCGTCCGGATCTCGTCGATCCCGACAGCATGGATACAATCATCGACGAAGTGGAACGCTCTGGTCGCATTACGCCCGCCGGACATCCACCGTACGCGTTCCAGCCGAAAACAGACCTCGTTTTCGACAAGAAGGTCCCTCTGCCCGGCCACGCCAACGGCATGGCCTTCTCGGCCTTTGATCGCGATGGGCGGCTGCTGCTGAAGCGGATCTACTATTCGATCGGTGGCGGTTTCGTCGTGACCGACACGGAGCTCGAGGCGATGCGCGCCGCCAAGAACAAGCCGGCGGGCGTAAAGGTGCCATATCCCTTCGCGACCGCGCAGCAGATGCTCGAGATGGCTGCTCGTTCGGGACTCACCATTGCCCAGATGAAGCGGGCGAACGAGGAATGCACGGTGTCGAGGGACGAACTCGACGCCGGCCTGGATCGCATCTGGGAAGCGATGAAGAGCTGCATCGACCGGGGTTTGAGCCAGGACGGCATCATGCCGGGTGGGCTGAAGGTTCGCCGCCGTGCGCGTGCGATCCACGACAAGCTTCAGGAGGAGTGGCGATCCAACAAGACCAACCCGCTGCTCGCAAACGATTGGCTGAGCGTCTACGCTATGGCGGTCAACGAGGAGAATGCGGCCGGCGGCCGGGTTGTGACCTCGCCGACGAATGGCGCCGCCGGCGTCGTCCCGGCGACCATCCGCTACTATCTTCATTTCCATGACGATGCCGATCAGGAAGGCATCCGCGATTACCTGCTGACCGCCGCAGCCGTTGGCGGCATCATCAAGCACAATGCCTCGATCTCGGGGGCGGAGGTCGGCTGTCAAGGCGAAGTCGGCTCCGCTTCCGCGATGGCGGCCGCGGGCCTTGCCGCCGTGATGGGAGGCACACCCGAGCAGATCGAGAACGCCGCTGAGATCGCGCTCGAACATCACCTCGGCATGACCTGCGATCCCGTCGCCGGGCTCGTGCAGGTGCCGTGCATCGAACGCAACGCCCTTGGTGCCGTCAAGGCGGTCACCGCCGCCTCGCTCGCCCTCAAGGGAGACGGCAAACACTTCGTGCCGCTCGACGCCTGCATCGAGACCATGCGGCAGACCGGCGTGGACATGAGTGAGAAATACAAGGAAACCTCCACCGGCGGCCTTGCGGTGAACGTCGTGGAGTGCTGA
- a CDS encoding DUF1489 family protein, producing the protein MALHLIKLCVGAESVEDLREWVSRKALAAIAAGQEPHSFHTTRMVPKRTEELLAGGSLYWVIKGHVQARQPMIGIETFTDGEGIGRCNLILGPEVVETELQPRRAFQGWRYLQDKEAPRDLASLSYGEADMPLELRRELAELGLL; encoded by the coding sequence ATGGCGTTGCATCTCATAAAGCTCTGCGTCGGCGCAGAATCGGTCGAGGACTTGCGGGAGTGGGTGTCGCGCAAGGCGTTGGCTGCGATCGCGGCCGGGCAGGAGCCCCACTCGTTCCATACGACCCGGATGGTTCCGAAACGTACTGAGGAACTCCTTGCCGGCGGCTCACTCTATTGGGTGATCAAGGGGCATGTGCAGGCGCGGCAGCCCATGATTGGTATCGAGACCTTCACCGACGGCGAAGGCATCGGCCGCTGCAATCTCATCCTCGGACCGGAAGTGGTTGAAACCGAACTCCAGCCGCGCCGCGCTTTCCAGGGATGGCGCTACCTGCAGGACAAGGAGGCGCCGCGCGATCTGGCTTCGCTTTCCTACGGTGAGGCGGACATGCCGCTGGAACTGAGACGCGAACTGGCCGAGCTTGGCCTTCTCTAG
- a CDS encoding D-alanyl-D-alanine carboxypeptidase family protein encodes MRIKSSVVSQSVFFDIAKRPLGAISKIAGRIVLAGAIAVLALSAPAMANPKYAGIVVDAKTGKVLYGEDADQLRYPASLTKMMTLYLTFEALEAGRISRSTPVPFSKNAAAEPPSKLGVRAGQSITVEQAILSLVTRSANDAATALGELLGGSEQRFARMMTNKARALGMTHTTYRNANGLPNPDQKTTARDQARLGIALRQHFPQYYDYFSTRSFRFGKQTIGNHNRLVGSVRGVDGIKTGYTRASGFNLVTSAQLDGRSIVAVVLGGTSGGSRDAQMRKLVAKYMPAASRRGGGNLIAEAPTAEPPVAAVAQAEVKPAAAPVAVASAAMDLPNTGPVPDFRYSGESSSRMEMAYAATQPASDNPVLTGKIAPNTLEAQSAKLAAQPAAADVDTQITNSVAARADTQPEAEAQPQGWVIQIGATPDKAQAMTLLGNAKEKGGKTLRNATPFTVAFSNGGGQVYRARFGGFDDQDKAVNACKVLKKKGFACWASQQ; translated from the coding sequence ATGAGAATAAAGAGCAGCGTAGTGTCTCAATCCGTTTTTTTTGATATCGCGAAACGCCCGCTTGGCGCCATTTCAAAAATCGCAGGACGGATTGTCCTCGCCGGCGCCATTGCCGTATTGGCCCTCTCCGCGCCGGCAATGGCCAATCCAAAATACGCCGGCATCGTCGTCGACGCCAAGACCGGCAAGGTGCTTTACGGCGAGGATGCGGACCAGTTGCGCTATCCGGCCTCTCTCACCAAGATGATGACGCTGTATCTGACGTTCGAGGCGCTCGAAGCCGGACGGATCAGCAGGTCCACGCCGGTTCCATTCTCCAAGAACGCAGCAGCAGAACCGCCATCCAAATTGGGTGTACGAGCCGGCCAGTCGATCACGGTCGAGCAGGCGATCCTCTCGCTGGTGACGCGCTCCGCCAACGACGCTGCCACGGCGCTGGGCGAGCTTCTCGGCGGCTCCGAGCAGCGTTTTGCCCGGATGATGACGAACAAAGCGCGCGCGCTCGGCATGACGCATACGACCTATCGCAATGCCAACGGACTGCCGAACCCGGATCAGAAGACCACGGCCCGTGACCAGGCACGGCTCGGCATCGCGCTGCGGCAGCACTTTCCCCAATATTATGACTATTTCTCTACGCGGAGCTTCCGTTTCGGCAAGCAGACGATCGGCAACCATAACCGGCTTGTTGGCAGTGTGCGCGGTGTCGACGGCATCAAGACCGGCTATACCCGGGCATCGGGTTTCAACCTGGTGACCTCGGCACAGCTTGACGGGCGCAGCATCGTCGCAGTCGTGCTGGGCGGGACATCCGGTGGTTCCCGCGACGCCCAGATGCGCAAGCTCGTCGCCAAATACATGCCGGCCGCCTCGCGCCGCGGCGGGGGCAACCTCATCGCGGAAGCGCCGACCGCCGAACCGCCCGTCGCCGCCGTGGCGCAGGCCGAAGTGAAGCCTGCGGCAGCGCCCGTCGCCGTCGCCTCGGCTGCCATGGATCTGCCCAACACCGGCCCGGTTCCGGATTTCCGCTACAGTGGCGAAAGCTCGAGCCGTATGGAAATGGCTTACGCGGCAACGCAGCCGGCGTCCGACAACCCTGTGCTTACGGGCAAGATCGCGCCGAACACGCTCGAAGCCCAAAGCGCCAAGCTTGCCGCACAGCCGGCGGCCGCAGATGTCGACACGCAGATCACCAACTCGGTTGCCGCCAGGGCCGATACCCAGCCGGAAGCAGAGGCGCAGCCGCAGGGTTGGGTCATCCAGATCGGCGCTACCCCCGACAAGGCGCAGGCAATGACGCTTCTCGGCAATGCCAAGGAGAAGGGCGGCAAGACGTTGCGCAACGCGACACCGTTTACCGTCGCTTTCTCGAACGGCGGCGGCCAGGTCTACCGCGCACGGTTCGGCGGCTTCGACGACCAGGACAAGGCCGTCAATGCATGCAAGGTTTTGAAGAAGAAGGGTTTCGCTTGCTGGGCGAGCCAGCAGTAA
- a CDS encoding transglutaminase-like cysteine peptidase: MHKAITQTIAGAALFVGFLTEAAFALPANIAVGGTTNPPIGHYEFCKRNPSECTATGTDGGPMVLTREGWQKILEVNYEVNEAVAPMTDMEIHGVEEEWSYPDTVGDCEDYVLLKRRKLIESGFSPADLLITVVLQPNGDGHAVLTVRTDRGDFILDNMRSKVLRWSETEYTFLKRQSSENAGRWVKLQDGRAVAVGSVKTQ; encoded by the coding sequence ATGCACAAAGCCATCACCCAGACGATTGCGGGCGCGGCCCTTTTCGTCGGTTTCCTGACCGAGGCAGCCTTCGCCCTTCCGGCGAACATCGCGGTGGGCGGCACCACCAATCCGCCGATCGGTCACTACGAGTTTTGCAAGCGCAATCCGTCCGAATGCACCGCGACTGGAACAGACGGCGGCCCGATGGTGCTAACCCGCGAGGGCTGGCAGAAAATTCTCGAGGTCAATTATGAGGTCAACGAGGCCGTGGCCCCGATGACGGATATGGAAATCCATGGCGTGGAAGAAGAATGGTCTTACCCGGACACCGTCGGCGACTGCGAGGACTATGTGCTCCTCAAACGCCGCAAGCTGATCGAGAGCGGTTTTTCTCCCGCCGATCTGTTGATCACCGTCGTGCTGCAGCCGAATGGTGACGGCCACGCGGTTCTGACCGTTCGCACCGACCGCGGTGACTTCATCCTCGACAACATGCGCAGCAAGGTGCTTCGCTGGTCGGAAACCGAGTACACCTTCCTGAAGCGACAGTCTTCCGAGAATGCCGGCCGCTGGGTGAAACTGCAGGACGGCCGCGCCGTGGCAGTGGGCAGCGTAAAGACGCAATAG
- a CDS encoding PilZ domain-containing protein: protein MFSFQHAQNTGPKPHQESAFQRVSVNLSGRLMLANRDEFDCTAVDMSPGDVLLSSPARPRAGERIIAYIEHVGRLEGTVSRLADHAFVIQLNATERKREKLAAQLTWIANKHELGLPEDRRHDRLVPRKVLTELTFGTGEKYACRIIDLSLSGAAIDIETRPVIGTPVKLGTMKGRIVRHFQEGVAVEFSGIQSREALAEFL, encoded by the coding sequence ATGTTCTCGTTTCAGCACGCACAAAACACCGGCCCGAAGCCGCACCAGGAAAGTGCCTTTCAGCGCGTTTCGGTAAATCTCTCGGGACGGCTGATGCTTGCCAATCGCGACGAATTTGATTGCACCGCAGTCGACATGTCGCCAGGTGACGTGCTCCTTTCCTCGCCCGCCCGCCCACGCGCCGGCGAGCGGATCATCGCCTATATCGAGCATGTCGGGCGGCTAGAAGGCACCGTGTCGCGGCTCGCCGACCATGCTTTCGTCATCCAGCTCAACGCGACGGAACGGAAGCGTGAGAAGCTGGCGGCGCAGCTCACATGGATCGCCAACAAGCACGAGCTCGGCCTGCCGGAGGACCGTCGCCATGACCGCCTTGTACCGCGCAAGGTTCTGACGGAACTCACGTTCGGCACCGGCGAAAAATACGCCTGCCGCATCATTGATCTCTCCCTCTCCGGCGCCGCGATCGACATCGAAACCCGGCCCGTGATCGGGACCCCGGTCAAGCTCGGCACCATGAAGGGCAGGATCGTCCGGCACTTCCAGGAAGGCGTAGCGGTCGAATTCTCCGGCATTCAGTCTCGCGAAGCCCTGGCCGAATTCCTTTGA
- a CDS encoding PAS domain-containing protein, with product MRSKTTIELFRYWNTLRGERDLPRRDEIEPQEICALLPSLFILERQPSGDIRFRLAGTHVCALFGRELRGQPFGALWPPSEASEAVRVADQVMAQHSLAALSACGLTADGERLETELLLTPLGSPQGGSDRILGSLAPLSRPSWLHMTPLECLVAQGLEILDSRRGERAEVAEASHPADATRRREEIGRKVQHLRIFEGGRER from the coding sequence ATGCGCAGCAAAACCACGATAGAACTGTTCCGATATTGGAACACATTACGCGGTGAACGGGACCTCCCGCGTCGCGACGAGATCGAACCACAAGAAATTTGCGCACTGCTGCCAAGCCTGTTCATCCTTGAACGGCAGCCGAGCGGCGACATTCGCTTCCGGCTCGCCGGCACCCATGTCTGCGCCCTTTTCGGTCGAGAATTGCGTGGGCAGCCATTTGGCGCGCTGTGGCCCCCCAGCGAAGCGAGCGAAGCCGTCCGGGTCGCCGATCAGGTAATGGCGCAACACTCGCTCGCCGCCCTCTCTGCCTGCGGACTGACGGCCGACGGTGAGCGTCTGGAGACCGAATTGCTGCTGACGCCACTTGGATCGCCGCAGGGCGGCAGCGACCGCATCCTCGGTTCGCTGGCGCCGCTGTCGCGCCCTTCATGGCTGCATATGACGCCGCTTGAATGCCTCGTCGCACAAGGCCTGGAGATTCTCGACAGCAGGCGCGGCGAGCGTGCGGAGGTGGCCGAGGCGTCTCATCCTGCGGATGCCACAAGGCGACGCGAAGAAATCGGCCGTAAGGTCCAGCACCTGCGCATCTTCGAAGGCGGACGGGAACGCTGA
- a CDS encoding rhomboid family intramembrane serine protease, whose translation MERDQAATPAETDAEKDTARAREPAFNLPAGLTGILLFLIAVHALRTYLLSPAVDQELILNFAFLPVRYTLPLSEQGLVWLWTPVTYSFLHGSWDHLIFNIFWMVAFGAPVVRRIGMVRLAVFWCLSAAAAVALHTVFHWGEIIVVVGASGVVSGFMGAAARFVFSPSGRISRQFAHLNRRLSLTETLANRSVLVFTGIWFLTNFLVGLGMFSVGGAGSVAWEAHIGGFLFGFLLFGFFDPRD comes from the coding sequence ATGGAACGAGATCAGGCAGCGACACCAGCGGAAACGGATGCCGAAAAGGATACGGCCCGTGCCCGCGAACCCGCCTTCAATCTGCCGGCGGGACTAACCGGCATCCTCTTGTTTCTCATCGCCGTTCATGCGTTGAGGACCTATCTCCTGTCGCCGGCGGTAGATCAGGAACTGATCCTGAACTTCGCCTTCCTGCCCGTTCGCTACACGCTCCCGCTTTCCGAACAGGGGCTCGTCTGGCTTTGGACGCCAGTCACCTACTCATTTCTGCACGGCAGTTGGGATCATCTCATCTTCAACATCTTCTGGATGGTTGCCTTCGGGGCGCCGGTCGTGCGGCGCATCGGCATGGTGCGCCTGGCCGTGTTCTGGTGCCTTTCGGCCGCCGCTGCCGTTGCCTTGCACACCGTATTTCATTGGGGCGAAATTATCGTCGTGGTTGGCGCCTCCGGGGTTGTTTCCGGGTTCATGGGGGCGGCAGCGCGTTTCGTCTTCTCGCCGAGCGGCCGCATCAGCCGCCAGTTCGCGCACCTCAACCGGCGGCTTTCGCTAACCGAAACGCTTGCCAACCGCTCTGTGCTGGTCTTCACCGGCATCTGGTTCCTGACCAATTTTCTCGTCGGCCTCGGCATGTTTTCCGTTGGCGGCGCGGGAAGCGTCGCCTGGGAAGCGCATATTGGCGGTTTCCTGTTCGGCTTCCTCCTTTTCGGGTTCTTTGACCCGCGCGACTAA
- a CDS encoding CBS domain-containing protein, whose protein sequence is MSVRAILNEKGHNVVTVTPDVTVHQAATFLHDNRIGAVVVVDPDDQIVGILTERDVVASIAKYGATCLDSPVSSVMWQNVYCCREEMSIATLMEMMSKLRARHLPVEREGRLAGIVSIGDVVKHHIRAMEHETEQIKAYIAG, encoded by the coding sequence ATGTCGGTAAGAGCGATTCTCAACGAAAAAGGCCACAACGTCGTGACTGTCACTCCGGATGTGACAGTGCATCAGGCTGCGACCTTTCTGCATGACAATCGTATCGGGGCGGTCGTCGTTGTCGATCCGGACGATCAAATCGTTGGCATTCTGACGGAGCGTGATGTCGTGGCTTCGATCGCCAAATATGGTGCCACCTGTCTCGACAGCCCGGTTTCGTCCGTCATGTGGCAAAACGTCTATTGCTGCCGCGAGGAGATGTCCATTGCGACGCTGATGGAAATGATGAGCAAGCTGCGTGCACGCCACTTGCCCGTGGAACGAGAAGGTCGTCTGGCTGGCATCGTATCGATTGGTGACGTAGTTAAGCACCATATCCGCGCAATGGAGCACGAGACCGAACAGATCAAGGCCTATATCGCTGGTTGA
- a CDS encoding patatin-like phospholipase family protein, protein MLNWTFTRSNQIPDLSDPDGSSLTTAPPAPAPQPPKPKIAIALGGGAARGWAHIGVLRALDEEGIEVGMIAGTSIGALVGGCYLAGKLDELEAFARSLTVRRIAGLLDFAIGGGGLFGGLRLTKRMQEHLKGLSIEELDRPFIAVATEVHSGHEVWIEKGSLITAIRASYALPGIFEPISANGRLLVDGALVNPVPVSVCRAHEQQLVVAVNLNYDLYGRSAVVKHSAGMEAVDAPIKDGSPYSARLGMTSVMVQAFNIIQDRISRARLAGDPPDLALHPKLNDIGLSEFHRAGEAIDRGYHEAKGKLAEIRRMQEVLIR, encoded by the coding sequence ATGTTGAACTGGACATTCACGCGTAGCAACCAGATTCCCGACCTATCCGACCCGGATGGATCTTCGCTCACAACTGCTCCTCCAGCGCCTGCTCCCCAACCCCCGAAACCGAAGATCGCCATTGCCCTGGGCGGTGGCGCAGCGCGCGGCTGGGCGCATATCGGCGTGCTGCGGGCGCTCGATGAGGAAGGTATCGAGGTCGGCATGATTGCCGGCACGTCGATCGGGGCGCTCGTGGGCGGCTGCTACCTCGCCGGTAAACTGGACGAGTTGGAAGCCTTCGCCCGTTCTCTCACCGTGCGGCGCATCGCCGGCCTGCTCGATTTCGCGATCGGCGGCGGCGGTTTGTTCGGCGGCCTGCGACTGACCAAACGCATGCAGGAGCACCTGAAGGGCCTCAGCATCGAAGAACTCGATCGCCCCTTCATTGCTGTCGCCACCGAAGTTCACAGCGGCCATGAGGTCTGGATCGAGAAGGGCTCGCTTATAACCGCCATCCGCGCGTCCTATGCGCTCCCCGGCATTTTCGAGCCGATCAGCGCCAATGGCCGACTGCTCGTCGATGGTGCCTTGGTCAACCCGGTTCCGGTTTCGGTGTGTCGCGCCCATGAGCAGCAACTCGTCGTTGCGGTCAACCTCAACTACGATCTCTACGGACGCTCGGCCGTCGTTAAGCACAGCGCCGGCATGGAAGCCGTGGATGCGCCCATCAAGGACGGTAGCCCCTACTCTGCGCGTCTCGGCATGACGAGCGTCATGGTACAGGCCTTCAATATCATTCAGGATCGTATCTCGCGCGCCCGGCTTGCCGGCGATCCACCAGATCTCGCTCTTCACCCAAAGCTCAACGACATAGGTCTTTCGGAATTTCATCGCGCCGGCGAGGCGATCGACCGTGGCTATCACGAAGCGAAGGGGAAGCTAGCGGAGATCCGACGCATGCAGGAAGTGCTGATCCGCTAA
- the hisI gene encoding phosphoribosyl-AMP cyclohydrolase — protein MTFTFDAPSEDKAVLETGPAFTPRFDEKGLVTAVVTDARDGELLMVAHMNAEALALTIETGVAHYYSRSRKGLWKKGESSGNLQTVEEIRTDCDQDAIWLKVSVAGHEATCHTGRRSCFYRTVSLDEGKATVTITDNHRQFDPAPVYSKN, from the coding sequence ATGACGTTCACCTTCGACGCCCCTTCGGAAGACAAGGCCGTACTGGAGACTGGTCCGGCCTTTACCCCCCGCTTCGACGAGAAAGGGCTCGTTACCGCCGTCGTCACCGATGCGCGCGACGGCGAGCTGCTGATGGTCGCGCATATGAACGCCGAGGCACTGGCTCTGACCATTGAAACCGGCGTTGCGCACTACTACAGCCGTTCGCGCAAGGGGCTGTGGAAGAAAGGCGAGAGTTCGGGCAACCTGCAGACCGTCGAGGAAATACGAACCGATTGTGATCAGGACGCCATTTGGCTGAAGGTTTCGGTGGCCGGCCACGAGGCCACATGCCACACCGGCCGCCGCTCTTGCTTCTACCGCACCGTGAGCCTCGATGAGGGCAAAGCCACAGTGACGATAACGGACAACCACCGGCAGTTCGATCCCGCACCGGTCTACAGCAAAAATTAA